In the genome of Ciona intestinalis unplaced genomic scaffold, KH HT000489.1, whole genome shotgun sequence, the window CATACAGGATCCGTGAGATGTatgattgttaaaaaatattatctaacactttaaaaaacaatacaaatattaaaatcaaactaATAGTAAAGCTTTGTAGACATAATTTATGAAACTAGATTTCTTACAGTTTTTGGAAgcaaacaattatttttagcttttacaaaaattttgaagtttttcTTTGCAGGCAAGAAACTATCTAAGACAGAGATAGCAGTGATAAAGATGACAGTTGTgatggttgttttgtttcttgctATGTGGACTCCTATATTTATTGTGCTGGCAATAATTGAAACTATTGATGTAAGTAAAACAAGtaagaatgtaatttactttatcctcgcgtggccggaaaatggcagatgttataacacaggtgctcatacaccttgtgaaagcttacaagttaccatgtatgttactttgtgggtgattatttttaagtgtttttttaaccattgtgggcatacgtgtccttggacaagacagagcaattgtttcaacccagtggtcactaatgagttgttcaaatagccagccatacataagtttggaaatttgaaaatttaaatattgaccGTGTCTAAATTTcacatttaattgtttttaaactaagaTGGAAACAccctatatatacatatataatatttcttcCGTTTAGAATGCAATATCCTCAACTGCTCTTTTCTGGGTGTTTGTATCAACTGTGGCTAACACTGTCGTGATTCCTCTTGTGTTTTGTACAATGAACAGAAGAGTGAAGGCggcaattaaaacaaacgcTAAACTTGCTTTTGAGAGATGTAGGAGAATGTGTGGGAAATCAAAAGTGGCCCCAATGAATTTAGAGATCAAAAAGTGtgcaaaaaatgataaaaaagatataaaacaagataaaaacaacatcacAGTGATAATCACACCTCCGTAATCTCATAAAATACCATCTATTTTATATAAGTGATGTCCAGCAACAAGGCAAGCAACAAACCTGGTATATTGACCACATTTGCTCCATTACCTCACCAAAAAAGAAACTGAAGACTGTCGCTTTCCCGTAGGTATACAAGAAGGGTATTAATGTCAAAAGGTAcaaaattgatttaaacacGCAAACTTGCTTAAAAAGCTTAACGtcataaaacctaaaaaaaactttttgtttgggGACCACTAACCTCAATGTAAAAAGACTTTGGTTTTATCTGCACTATGACATCAGATGGATCGTCTTGCGATATGGTGGATATTGATTCCATGCTTTGTGATTTAACAGAAATTCTTTTGGTTGTTGATGGTTTTCGCATTTTCTTCTGTCTTGTCTgtgaaagttgtttaaatattgataCTAACTCATTAGTATGGTTCTATATGGAATTTATCTCATAGATCAGTAATTGgataattaaatgtaactttctatATCCTCCCGTGtatgtaaaacaacagtcgtaataacacaggtgttccgattcatacacctcgtgccacaaagttacattcttttaaagttaaaatgtaaatCTCACGTAAGCTATGATTGCAGTTttagaattgtttaaattataagttaTTTGTAGCAAACTTACAGCAGCAGCGGATTGAATTCTTGGTTTGGTTGGTTGTTCTTCAACATTTTGCTTTAAACGAGGACTACTTTTCAATCGTTGTGCTGCTAAAACGGCAGATATTGTTTTCTTCATCATTGATCTAGCATCTATCTTTGTATTTGCAAATCTACgccaataaaaataaatgtaaaaaaattctacAAACCTAAGTATTATCTGGAGTTGACGATTCTCGAGTAAAGAAATACAGCCCGAATTCGGTGCCACGAAAATacgtaacagaaaaaaatcaaattcagCAAATTGTATATTGTAAGAGATATATGTTTCACCTAATGGCATGGttagtctcttattcaaatggaattaagaaataaaagtCCCTGGACTAGTATTACAATTAGAAAATGTACTCCCATAAAACTTAGTTGTTAATTTCTTGTACAAATTTTTACATCACGAGTTTCAATGTTTTCCACCCTACCTCGAAGAGAGAGGTTCTTCTTCCATATTTTTATCTCCTATTTCTGGGACAATAAATTCTTTtcctttcattttattaattgCAGTAGCTGCCATGACAGCTGTACGTAAGTTTTTCAATTCATTATCATCTGCTGCATCATCCTGGTAATATTAAATGgtcaatatttattataaacaacaaaataactaactttatcctcgcaaagccgaaaaacaacaatagttataacaagggtggtCTGTTTCATCCCCTTGTGCCAGCgtacaagttaccaaataaatgatttttgtttaacatttttatctttCAGTTGTGCCATAATGACAAATGTTTTACTGCTACATACTGCTCTTTGTTGTGCTTTATCATATTATTCATGCCctttttcaaattattcatttagtaatttttacacaaataacaaaaaagtttaaatgtttgcATTTCTTGCCACTTAAAATAATTGGGATTTAGCAAAAATTCTACATTCAAGCTAACAAGGATACCTCATCCTGAAGTTGAACCTGCATCCAGACATCTTCATCCTCTTCCCCAACATCCTCAATCTCCACTTCACTCTCGGAAGACATAGACGGTGTCGGACCCGGAGACTTCCCACAAACAGGAAAACTAATTtctgcaaattaaaaaaaaacaaactattgtgatttttaacttatttccACTTAGAATCCTGAAAGAAACttttgctgctaccattgtggacgtaagtggccagtggtcactaatgggtcgtTAAATTCTTAGccataaaaaaatagtcacaaagttacattagtGGTAACTTTCAACCGGGCAcaaggcgtatgaaacagaacaaccgtgttataatgacatTCGTTTTCCGACCATGCGAGGGTatagaaagttacattcattcattcaagtaacCAACTTTACCTCTGCCATTTGTGATatgtttgtttggtttaatGTTTAACATGGAGCACATTAGGTTAATTGAATCCAGTGATGAAGCATGTGACAAATACACATCAGTTGGTGCATGAAGTGAATCTAAGCTTGATACACTATCAACCTCCTgaataaagatatttaaattttaatttatttgttgtttgttaataaaaaaaacaaacaaatgcaatatatacacaattattaccatagaaacaaagttatacaataaaaaaattattgaaaaaccATGCATATACGAAGGTTgcatcttttaaaaaatagtcaccGGCAGTGATAGAAATGCGGCAACTGGTAAGTGGGTTTGATAtctttgaaacagaacagtataaataagttacatttgatcaatattttaaaatgaaaattaccTTTGGTTTAGTTGCAGTTAtctcattaaatattaatctcTCATTTCCACTGCTTAGCACAAAATCATACGGAACCAAATAAGTTTCCATATTTATTGGAGCATCTTTATTACGATGAATATTGGATTCAAACAAAACTGCAGGATCCTCGTAAATCACAGTTTCttagaaatatatacaattaaaaaacattatatagtactgtggggaaagatgggacacttttagcacataatatcttgCTCGAGTTTTAAGTTGtagggatacagttttattattattttaacagtctttgtttaccaccgaattgggactagaaaataaaatgaaaaaatgtctcCCAtgctactatatacatatagtagggtggggggaaattacaataaaatcatacaaatatatatatctagtTACCCTTTTAAAAGATTTCTATAGCAATGACATGGCAAGCATTAAGCAATACTGTGGTTTAAGTTACTACAgcttatttaataatttagtgGTTCTCAACCATTTTGTCCcaacaactaaataaataaatcaatgtaacttgctttgtcATTTCGTGACCAAAAAACGTCAGTCGTtctaacactggtgttctgtttcatacacctcatgtcagctTACAAATAACCATAAGtctatatatgtaactttttggctGATCTCCATAAATTTTCGTAATATGTTAGTTCAAAATTATCCAGAATTCTTAGtaaagaaaaacatgtttcaCGTTGTTTTTGCGAATTTACTTAAAACTTACGTAGGCTAGGGGTTGAGAACCACTGTACTAATTAATTACTAATCATGCATAAACTACTCTACCATTTTCAAATAGTTCAGAATTTTCAGATGAATGAATGCATGCAGAGTATGGAATAATTGTGTGATGATCAATTAGAAACAAATGCTTTTTCCATCCGATAATTAAGTCACCAACTTTATTAAGTAACATGCAACTTGATAAAGTGTTGTCAAGATATATCTCGTTCATAAGTACATAATCCATGCTCCAAACTTTAATTACGCCATCAGTGCTGATTtgaagttgaatgaatgattgaataaatgattttaacttactgtatcctcgcgtggtcgggaatcgacaatcgttataacacaggtgttcatacacctcatgccagcttacgagttaccatgtatattactttgtgagtgattattttttttctatgtatggctgataatttggtcaacccattagtgaccactgggttggagcaattgctgtgtaattgatttttaataagagttaattaatatttaatgctaAATACTAGATGCGTTGAACTAAtgtaaagcatttttttaatctaaaactCGTTGCATGGATTGTGGATGATTTTTAATGCAatgattaaatgtttttaaataagcaTGCAATAATGCAAGCATAGCATTTAAGCAAAGAAgcatattatacaaattacCTGCTACAGCAATTTcgattataaataatattttagccGCTTaactggtaaaaaataacattttccaATAATCTTTCCAGGTGGCAGAgaaaacgttggaaatacactacacttttttataccacattatgcctggtagcagaagtaacagaatttcaattatatattaaattacacTTACATTATGATGTACAAGTTACCTGCTAGATATAAAGATACCACGTTTTTCACTTATTTGAACTGAGTTAACACTTCTCTTATGTTCTGGTGTTAATGCACAGAAAGATAGTTTTCCATCTTCCATTTTTGTGGGCGTATAATTTTCTATGGTTTGGTTTCCATTAGAAATGTTGGTATTTGCTGAACAATAATAgaacaaatgttaaaaaatgaaaaactgcGATTTTTATGGTGAaacattaattatatttactttttttcaataagtcacattcacaaacattttcaattattaacatttaaaaacactttcaataaaaaatatttttgatttttttttaataaaaaatgttttcaatatttactgtttaataaaatttcaataaataaaaaaacaaaacaagttataacatgaagtTAAATATGCACACACCATGATACAAACTTTATACTGGTTTACCTTTAATATTGTAAAGATTCACTGAACCATTTGCGTGCCCGGACATGAAAAACCTATGGTTAAATTGATAAACTGTTGGCTGCGACAATAGTTCCACTTTCCAACATTGTTCAATATTGGGCAATTTCCaaatctttaataaaaatagataATCATTTGAGTAAAATTAAGTGTATAGCAGGGGTatttaacatacatggtaacttgtaactggcatgaggtgtatgaaaacctttgttataactgtcgttttcaggctggaaaatttcatgttttatacagcccatgcccgcttacgagttaccatgtatcttactttgtgggtgattgttttgttttgttgatacaAATACATTATGCTTACTTAAACTAAAGGGTGGCatagaaaaagtttaaaactattgaACTGAAGAAAAAATTCTGAAATAGCATGCTAAGAGTAGGaggtaaaaacttttttacacaaatacaAATTCATTTCTTTGAACAAAAggaaaagttattattattatggtatgtaatttatttgaaagttAATGTAAAGTACCTGTACACAAGTTGTTGCACATTTCGTTAATATTAGTTGAGAATCCCCATCTTGAGTTATATCATTTACTTCAGCTTGGTTGATACTTATTTCAAAATACTTGCAAGATTTCTTAAGTAAGTCCATAAAAATAAGTCGGCCATCTTTCATGCCCATTACCAACAAATGCCTGATATatatgtttcattatttttaatcaaaacatgagatatttagttaaactaatgtactatataaaaaaagcattCACATTTAATTCGTAATAtcttttttaatcaaataccCCACACCCCTCTATTCTATTCAACAATAAATTTTTCAATTCGTTTTGATACCAACCTGTTTTTTGCTGAACACATTCCTTCATCAGCATGATATTGAAACCCCTTGCTTGAAAACACAGCACACAAACAATTACAATCACATATCTGAGCTGAACCACTTCCATTAGCAGTTGGTCGATTAAGAACAGTTTTATTTCCCAGCTTTGCCTTTCCTGTTTGTGTACTGAATGTTGTGTATGGACGTTGCAGATCGTGTATGTTNNNNNNNNNNNNNNNNNNNNNNNNNNNNNNNNNNNNNNNNNNNNNNNNNNCGGACATGAAAAACCTATGGTTAAATTGATAAACTGTTGGCTGCGACAATAGTTCCACTTTCCAACATTGTTCAATATTGGGCAATTTCCAAATCTTTTAATGAAAACAGATTATTATTTAAGTAAGATTTTGATAAGTGTATAGCAGGGGTGTttaacatgcatggtaactcgtaagctgccatgaggtgtataaaaacctgtgttataactgtcgttttcaggcaAATGTTATTATGGTatgtaaattatttgaaaattaatgTAAAGTACCTGTACACAAGTTGTTGCACATTTCGTTAATATTAGTTGAGAATCCCCATCTTGAGTTATATCATTTACTTCAGCTTGGTTGATACTTATTTCAAAATACTTGCGAGATTTCTTAAGTTGGTCCATGAAAATAAGTCGGCCATCTTTCATGCCCATTACCAACAAATGCCTGATATatatgtttcattatttttaatcaaaacatgagatatttagttaaactaatgtactatataaaaaaagcattCACATTTAATTCGTAATAtcttttttaatcaaataccCCACACCCCTCTATTCTATTCAACAATAAATTTTTCAATTCGTTTTGATACCAACCTGTTTTTTGCTGAACACATTCCTTCATCAGTATGATATTGAAACCCCTTGCTTGAAAACACAGCACACAAACAATTACAATCACATATCTGAGCTGAACCACTTCCATTAGCAGTTGGTCGATTGAGAACAGTTTTATTTCCCAGCTTTGCCTTTCCTGTTTGTGTACTGAATGTTGTGTATGGACGTTGCAGATCGTGTATGTTCCATTCCCATAACCTGATGTATATTAAAGAgatcatttgtttgtttatatatggaAATCCAAAGTCATAAAAGAGGTTTTCCACAAACAAGAAAtcaaacacaaagttacatatattcgTAAGTAAGTACAGTataaggtgcatgaaacaaaacacttgtaacataacaactgttattggACGAATTTAAATAaccccatttttttaaatattttaattttataaaaatttcttAAACACTTAATTCACagataaagtataaatatcatttataGCAACAAAGTAGTCTGGTAGTAGCATACCTGCATGCTGGATCAGTTTTTCCAGTATATACCCATATATTGGATGTAGAAATAAGAACAAAGAAGAGATTATTGTATCTACTGTATGTGAGACTGAGTATAGTGCTGAGTAAAGACACCACTGGAGCAGGTAGAACTGTACACAGTGCATTTGATGGGACATTTTGTTGCTTGAATAATCGTATACTGCCTGTTAAGGATAGAATAAACAGTAGGTTTATATACTGAATGTTTTGCATTAATTTTGTGGActcatattttacattaaaagtaattatattttggTGAAATtttggtgttggggtaatgggccaactctg includes:
- the LOC100184242 gene encoding uncharacterized protein LOC100184242: MCSAKNRHLLVMGMKDGRLIFMDQLKKSRKYFEISINQAEVNDITQDGDSQLILTKCATTCVQIWKLPNIEQCWKVELLSQPTVYQFNHRFFMSGHANGSVNLYNIKANTNISNGNQTIENYTPTKMEDGKLSFCALTPEHKRSVNSVQISEKRGIFISSSTDGVIKVWSMDYVLMNEIYLDNTLSSCMLLNKVGDLIIGWKKHLFLIDHHTIIPYSACIHSSENSELFENETVIYEDPAVLFESNIHRNKDAPINMETYLVPYDFVLSSGNERLIFNEITATKPKEVDSVSSLDSLHAPTDVYLSHASSLDSINLMCSMLNIKPNKHITNGREISFPVCGKSPGPTPSMSSESEVEIEDVGEEDEDVWMQVQLQDEDDAADDNELKNLRTAVMAATAINKMKGKEFIVPEIGDKNMEEEPLSSRFANTKIDARSMMKKTISAVLAAQRLKSSPRLKQNVEEQPTKPRIQSAAATRQKKMRKPSTTKRISVKSQSMESISTISQDDPSDVIVQIKPKSFYIEVSGPQTKSFF